A genome region from Microplitis mediator isolate UGA2020A chromosome 4, iyMicMedi2.1, whole genome shotgun sequence includes the following:
- the LOC130667045 gene encoding E3 SUMO-protein ligase PIAS4-A-like: protein MDSNNYTPYNERITNFLDELHKLTETINAQLKNSKSGREDDNTSRSRRNCDVPHPGSSQSQSQAPETVTKPIPVLVSRNFSPECQNSGSDDVRLIHQDSIPRPRDLSSDYRYPVFRPRNTLSAQRFQRPYVPTPRYQDYDHPDYNQFQSCNQYQNYNQYRNCNQYPNYPDVPDEYSNRRRYQPYSVPPAVRPRAVAVNGVSHFKKFKELPFLNLISELLPPQILHSLSQGCDQENVIRLKLNQNEYDTFVNSRYLRDNKLEYKNRILMRFCLDKNTNQLEDKFPLGLRIKVNKHHVPLDVTFEDWVSMKSRPIDISTFVQQKSKKYTNKIIINWLDDKRKNNRYAVAIYLVHKTTSDDLFDQLKTMGPRNSDYTRRLIVEKLNEDAEGEIATTDLRVSLVCPIGKIRMSTPCRTSGCTHFQCFDGLLFLKMNELKAKWNCPICNKPTSYDDLVIDDYFNEILSSSKLKPDVNEVQLFKDGSWDNFVPHEESNKQMANKLKSRLDVEVIDVDCVPSTSDCDTQVIDLVSSDEDNFDCYGTFIKKEPGVLKEEIKSYILDRESGCYITTNSATSRDDHYF from the coding sequence atggatagtaataattatactcCATACAATGAAcgaataacaaactttttggACGAGCTGCACAAGTTGACTGAGACAATCAATGCTCAATTGAAAAATAGTAAATCAGGTAGAGAGGATGACAATACTTCAAGATCAAGGCGTAATTGTGATGTACCACATCCTGGGTCAAGTCAATCACAATCACAAGCTCCAGAAACTGTCACTAAACCTATACCAGTTTTAgtatcaagaaatttttcaccTGAATGTCAAAATTCTGGATCAGATGATGTACGACTGATACACCAGGATTCAATCCCCAGACCAAGAGATTTATCATCAGATTATAGATATCCGGTTTTTAGACCTAGAAACACATTATCAGCCCAGCGATTCCAGCGTCCTTATGTACCAACTCCCCGCTATCAAGATTACGATCATCCAGATTATAATCAGTTTCAAAGTTGCAATCAATATCAAAACTATAATCAGTATCGGAATTGTAATCAGTATCCAAATTACCCTGACGTTCCAGACGAGTATTCAAATAGACGTAGATATCAACCCTATTCTGTCCCACCGGCAGTACGTCCTCGTGCCGTAGCAGTCAATGGAGTttctcattttaaaaaattcaaagagtTGCCATTTTTGAATCTAATAAGCGAGCTGCTGCCACCTCAAATTTTGCATTCACTTAGTCAGGGATGTGATCAGGAAAATGTAATCCGTTTGAAGCTGAACCAGAATGAATACGACACTTTTGTCAACTCGAGATATCTGAGAGACAATAAACTGGAATACAAAAATCGGATACTCATGCGTTTTTGTCTGGACAAAAATACAAATCAACTTGAAGACAAATTTCCCCTAGGTCTGAGAATTAAAGTGAACAAACATCACGTGCCTTTGGATGTTACTTTTGAAGACTGGGTATCAATGAAATCGAGACCAATTGATATAAGTACGTTTGTTCAACagaaatctaaaaaatatacaaataaaataataataaactggttggatgataaaagaaaaaacaatagATATGCGGTGGCTATTTATCTAGTTCACAAAACAACCAGTGATGATTTGTTCGACCAATTGAAGACCATGGGTCCCAGGAATTCAGATTACACGCGAAGACTTattgtagaaaaattaaatgaagacGCTGAGGGTGAAATTGCCACGACTGATTTACGCGTATCACTCGTTTGTCCCATTGGTAAAATAAGAATGTCTACACCCTGTCGCACTTCTGGTTGCACTCATTTTCAGTGCTTTGAcggactattatttttgaaaatgaatgAACTGAAAGCGAAATGGAACTGTCCGATTTGTAACAAACCAACTTCCTATGATGATCTTGTAATTGACGATTACTTTAACGAGATTCTGTCCTCGAGTAAGTTGAAGCCAGATGTTAACGAAGTTCAATTATTCAAAGATGGGTCCTGGGATAATTTTGTTCCACACGAAGAGTCAAACAAACAGATGGCAAATAAACTTAAGTCGAGGCTAGATGTTGAAGTTATTGATGTGGACTGTGTGCCATCGACTTCTGATTGCGATACTCAAGTTATTGATTTAGTTTCTAGTGATGAAGATAATTTTGATTGCTATggtacttttattaaaaaagaacCTGGGGTTCTTAAGGAAGAAATTAAATCTTATATTCTTGATCGAGAGTCAGGTTGTTACATTACTACTAATTCTGCAACATCCAGAGATGATCATTACTTTTAa